Genomic DNA from Rhodospirillaceae bacterium:
CACGCTCGCCATCTGCACCGCTCAAGGGTCGGGGCCTTACCAAGTCCATCGGGTTCTCAACCATTAGCCCCAGATTCCGTCGCGTCGCGCATCCATGATTGCTATGACGTCGATTGGTCCAATTGGCTGTAACGTCGGATGAGAAATCACCGCATTCTTTGACCGACACCTTTGCCGCAACGTAGCGAACAACTGCCCCGGCATCATATGCGGTTGGACCGGTTCCACGGGAAATTTCAAGTTCGTGGCGACGCATGCCCGCATTAATCAACATGTCCTGAACCTGGGTTCCGGTCGCCGTATTTGTTTTCCCGCGCCCGCCGCCTGATTGCACTTCGATGACCATTTTGCCTCGG
This window encodes:
- the cpaD gene encoding CpaD family pilus assembly lipoprotein, whose protein sequence is MKYTARIGSSSRATLLAVGLVFGLAACEGPTHPADYREAYPITVSEETMVMPIANAFSESKMTVDQSQTIKGFVRDYISRGRGKMVIEVQSGGGRGKTNTATGTQVQDMLINAGMRRHELEISRGTGPTAYDAGAVVRYVAAKVSVKECGDFSSDVTANWTNRRHSNHGCATRRNLGLMVENPMDLVRPRPLSGADGERAVRVIQLYRSGEVTGAAKSGEQQQGGVGTE